A single window of Hemibagrus wyckioides isolate EC202008001 linkage group LG28, SWU_Hwy_1.0, whole genome shotgun sequence DNA harbors:
- the ankra2 gene encoding ankyrin repeat family A protein 2: MASEEMEGMCPLPEMTTIKVEPAVTIEDASSQNVAMGPKFILPNRFDMNVCSRFVKSLNEEDSKNIQDQVNSDLEVASVLFKAECNIQTSPSPGIQVRHVYTPSTTKHFSPIKQSTTLTNKHRGNEVSSTPLLVHSLSIHQLAAQGEMIYLASRIEQEAAINLQDEEGFTPLMWAAAHGQIAVVEFLLQSGADPHILAKGRESALSLACSKGYTDIVRMLIDCGVNVNEYDWNGGAPILYAVHGNHVRCVELLLENGADPTMESDSGFNAMDMAVAMGHRHVQQVMEAHLLKLLQGIKE; encoded by the exons ATGGCATCAGAAGAGATGGAGGGCATGTGCCCTCTGCCAGAGATGACGACCATCAAGGTGGAGCCTGCTGTAACTATTGAGGATGCCAGCTCCCAGAATGTGGCCATGGGCCCCAAATTCATCTTGCCAAACCGCTTTGACATGAACGTGTGCTCACGCTTTGTGAAGTCTCTGAATGAGGAAGACAGTAAAAACATCCAAGACCAAGTGAACTCTGACCTGGAGGTAGCGTCAGTCTTGTTTAAAG CGGAATGCAACATTCAGACCTCACCGTCTCCTGGGATCCAGGTTAGACACGTATACACACCTTCCACCACCAAGCACTTCTCGCCGATCAAGCAGTCCACCACACTTACCAATAAGCACCGCGGCAATGAGGTCTCGTCCACTCCGCTGCTTGTTCACT CTCTGTCCATTCACCAGCTTGCAGCACAAGGTGAAATGATCTACTTGGCCAGCCGAATAGAACAAG AGGCAGCAATAAACCTGCAGGATGAAGAGGGCTTCACACCACTAATGTGGGCTGCAGCTCATGGTCAGATTGCTGTGGTGGAGTTTCTGCtccagagt gGTGCAGACCCCCACATTTTGGCTAAAGGAAGAGAAAGTGCATTATCACTGGCCTGCAGTAAAGGGTACACAGATATCGTCAGAATGCTCATTGACTGTGGTGTGAATGTCAATGAATATGACTGG AATGGAGGAGCTCCTATACTCTATGCAGTGCACGGGAACCATGTCCGCTGCGTGGAGCTACTATTGG AGAACGGAGCTGACCCGACCATGGAGTCTGACTCGGGCTTCAATGCTATGGACATGGCAGTAGCAATGGGCCATAGACATG